A DNA window from Acomys russatus chromosome 7, mAcoRus1.1, whole genome shotgun sequence contains the following coding sequences:
- the Mesp1 gene encoding mesoderm posterior protein 1, with protein sequence MAQPLCAPLAESWIPTPACPQPPMPSDGDSVGSPAWSSDSWDGAQAGSPVPPCARPARRAGTPGRRGTHGSRLGSGQRQSASEREKLRMRTLARALHELRRFLPASVVPTGQSLTKIETLRLAIRYIGHLSAVLGLSEDSLRRQRHSASPRGCLLRPDGGPAQAQSLGSCLSPATSSGVSWGSLPVCPRPRVVAEPWDPSFLYAETASLERQEMEPSPPSPLFSSDVLALLETWTPQEWPPA encoded by the exons ATGGCCCAGCCCCTGTGTGCGCCGCTCGCTGAGTCCTGGATCCCGACTCCCGCTTGTCCACAGCCACCGATGCCTTCCGACGGGGACAGCGTTGGCTCCCCAGCCTGGTCTTCGGACTCGTGGGACGGTGCCCAGGCCGGCAGCCCCGTGCCACCGTGCGCCCGCCCGGCCCGGCGCGCTGGGACCCCCGGTAGGCGCGGGACGCACGGCAGCCGCCTGGGTAGCGGACAGAGGCAGAGCGCCAGCGAGCGGGAGAAGCTACGTATGCGCACGCTCGCCCGCGCACTTCACGAGCTGCGCCGCTTCCTGCCGGCGTCCGTGGTACCAACCGGCCAGAGCCTGACCAAGATCGAGACGCTGCGCCTGGCCATCCGCTACATCGGCCACCTGTCGGCTGTGCTGGGCCTCAGCGAGGACAGTCTGCGGCGACAGCGGCACAGTGCCTCACCTCGAGGCTGTCTGCTACGTCCCGACGGTGGCCCGGCGCAGGCGCAGTCGCTCGGTTCGTGTTTGAGCCCCGCCACCAGCAGCGGTGTGTCGTGGGGTTCTCTGCCCGTCTGCCCTAGACCCCGAGTCGTCGCAGAGCCGTGGGACCCATCGTTCCTGTACGCCGAGACAGCATCCCTGGAAAGGCAGGAGATGGAGCCCAGCCCCCCGTCTCCG CTCTTCAGCAGCGACGTGCTGGCTCTGTTAGAAACCTGGACGCCACAGGAGTGGCCGCCAGCCTGA
- the Mesp2 gene encoding mesoderm posterior protein 2, translating into MGPLSQGTPCPDLPWALWVLTPLCNLAGDHLTPLVQIKARAWRRRVRLPRVTPAMAQSPPPQSLPSLDHWVFSEGWGWVQHSDSTSPASSSDSSGSCPCYATRRPSQPAGPARSERNTQTAPTAPRRARPAPAGGQRQSASEREKLRMRTLARALQELRRFLPPSVAPAGQTLTKIETLRLAIRYIGHLSALLGLSEDSLRRRRRRSADAASSHRCPLCPDDGSSSQAQMLGPGLGSAISSEVSWGSPLACPEPRISPENVGSRISYVDPWVTPPYCPQIQSSLHQSLGRTPDPSHWTPPQTCPGMQISPEPKNKSGRWAPSTAPAELTEVYQTLSVSPEPCLSLGSPPLLPRPSCQRLQPQPQWGCWGHSAEVLSSSQDQGSSPALQLPVASPNPSSGLQLRGCPELWQEDLEGPEPAIFY; encoded by the exons ATGGGCCCTCTTTCCCAGGGCACCCCCTGTCCAGACCTTCCCTGGGCTCTGTGGGTTTTGACACCTCTCTGCAACCTGGCAGGGGACCACCTCACACCTTTGGTCCAGATAAAAGCTAGGGCCTGGAGGAGGCGAGTCCGGCTTCCCAGAGTCACACCAGCCATGGCCCAGTCGCCTCCTCCCCAGAGCCTCCCTAGCCTCGACCACTGGGTTTTCTCCGAGGGTTGGGGATGGGTCCAGCACTCCGACTCCACGTCTCCGGCCTCGTCCTCGGATTCGTCCGGATCATGTCCCTGCTACGCTACCCGCCGCCCTTCACAGCCTGCGGGTCCGGCCCGGAGCGAGCGCAATACCCAGACCGCCCCAACGGCACCCCGACGAGCACGGCCGGCACCCGCAGGAGGACAGCGGCAGAGCGCTAGCGAGCGGGAGAAGCTGCGCATGCGCACACTCGCCCGCGCGCTGCAGGAACTGCGCCGCTTCCTACCACCGTCCGTGGCGCCTGCAGGTCAGACCCTGACCAAGATCGAGACGCTGCGCCTGGCCATCCGCTACATTGGCCACCTGTCGGCCTTGCTGGGCCTCAGCGAGGACAGTCTGCGGCGCAGGCGCCGACGGAGCGCGGACGCAGCGTCCTCTCACCGATGCCCTCTGTGCCCCGATGACGGCAGCTCCTCCCAGGCTCAGATGCTTGGCCCTGGCCTGGGATCAGCCATCAGTAGTGAGGTGTCCTGGGGGTCCCCACTCGCTTGTCCCGAACCCCGAATCTCACCTGAAAACGTTGGGAGTAGGATCTCCTATGTGGATCCCTGGGTGACACCTCCTTATTGTCCCCAAATACAGTCATCCTTACACCAGTCCCTAGGGAGAACCCCTGACCCCTCTCACTGGACACCACCCCAAACCTGTCCTGGCATGCAGATATCCCCAGAGCCTAAGAACAAGAGTGGACGTTGGGCACCATCCACTGCACCTGCAGAGTTGACTGAGGTGTACCAG aCTCTTTCCGTGTCTCCAGAACCCTGCCTGTCCCTGGGAAGCCCACCCCTCCTGCCCCGCCCTTCGTGCCAGAGACTACAGCCTCAGCCTCAGTGGGGCTGCTGGGGCCACAGTGCAGAGgtgctctccagctcccaggaccAGGGTTCCAGCCCTGCCCTCCAGCTTCCTGTggccagccccaaccccagctcAGGCCTGCAGCTCAggggctgtcctgaactttggcAGGAAGACTTGGAAGGACCCGAGCCTGCTATCTTCTACTAA